From the Chloroflexota bacterium genome, the window CGCCACGTCGCTTTGTCGAACGCGGCCGGGTCCTGATAAGCCAACCCCGTCGTGGTATCGAACGCCGCGCCCGCCTCCTCAGCCAGCTGCCACACCCCCGTCGCCTGATGCAGATAGATCACATAGGGCAGGATCACCAGCGCGAAGAGGACGACGTAAAGGGCTACGCCCGCCCCCCAGCGACGCAATGGGACCGGCCGCCCCCACGCCAGGATCACCCACGCCGCCAAGCCGAGCAGGAAGTAGAGCAGCCCCTCAGTGCGGGTCAGATAGGCCAGGCCAAAGGCCACCGCGGCCAGCACCCAGGCGCCCAGTCCTCCATCCTGCGCCGCCCGGATCAGGCCGTACAGCCCCACCGCCGCGCACAACAGGAACAGGGGCTCGGTCATCGTCCCCCAATAGAGCACGCCTGCGGTCAACGCCGGATAGACCGCAGCCATCAGCGCGACGACTCGCGCCGAGCGCTCGCCCTGCACCCGCCGGGCGATGCCATAGAGGGGAAGAGCGAGCAGAGCGCCGGTCACCACGTACACGACCAGGCTTCCTCGCTCCAGATCGCCCAGCAGCAGGCCCAATCCCCCGGCGATCAACGGGAACAGGGGGGAGAAATGGGTGCCTGAATAGCCGAAGAATTGATAGCCGTGGCCGGTGAGCCAGCTCTGTCCCAGCCACAGGTAGAACGGCTCATCCCCCCACACCACCCGGTCGGCCTGGGCCCAGATCCCCCGGATCACCAGGCCCAACACGAGGGCGATCGCCGGCCAGATCCAAGATCTCCAACGGCTCACCGTTCCCTCTCCTCGATGAAGCGTATCTCGGCGATGCCCAGGTGTGGGATCGTCCGCAGCGGCGTGAACCCGGCCACCCGGGCGTTCAGTTGGGCAACCAGCGCCTCGGCCTCCTCCCGCCCGATGACGAGCAACAGCCGTCCCTCAGGCATCAGGTGCCCCCGCGCCTCCCGGGCGAACTGCACCAGGAACGGCAGACGGCGCCTGGCCAGCCGCCCATAGGTCAGCCGCATCAGCAGGCCGCTCACCGCCGGATACCGGCGCAATACGCTGGTCACCACCCGGCTCAGCTCCGTCTCGTCCGGGCGCATGGGCGGGTTGAAGGCGATGACGTCATATCGCCCCCCGACGGCGGAGAACAGATCGGAGTGAAAGACCCGCACGCGCACCCCGCTGGCCGCCGCGTTGCGACGGGCCGTCTCCAGCGCTCGAGGGCTCACATCCACCGCGTCCACATCCCAACCACGCTGCGCCAGCCAGATGGCCACATAACCGGTGCCCGTGCCCATATCCAACGCCCGGCCCGGCTCCCCCTGCCCCGCCACCTCGGCCAGCCGCCGGGTATCCTCGCGAACGCCGCACACCCCCAGGCGCTCGGTCACCTGCACGGCCGTCACGGGGCGTCCTCCTCCGCGTCGCGCTCGCCCGCCACGCGCCGGGCGAGTTCGTCCAGATCGTGGCGCAGCAGGGCGACCTCCTGAGCCAGCACCTTGATCTGCTCGTGGTAGCGGGAGATGTTGAGCGAGAACTGGAATAGGATCAGCAGGAGGCCGATCACCGCCAGCAGCAACAACAGCCCCGGAGGGTAGTCGAACCCCAGCGCATAGGCCAACCGATCGAGCCAGTCGATGATGAGCGGGGAGACGACCAGGCCGCTGGCCGCCAGCAGCCAGAGGAGGGCGAACCGCTCCTGAAGCTTGCGGGTGCGCACCAGATTGATGACCACCCCCAACACCAGAAGGCCCATGAGCACCAGGAAGACGCGGGTACGGATCGCCATCACACCACCTCCCGAGCCGTCACAGGCACCGGCTGATCCGCCTCCTGAGGCGGCGGCGACGGCCGGGCGCCGACGTACTCCGCCGTGGGGACCAGACAGTACGCCTCGCTCAGGTGATGCAAAATCGCCTCATACAAGGGGCGCTTTTGCGACCAGGGAACGCGCAGGAAGCGGAAGGAGGACAGCCGGGGATCCCGCACCGGATCGATCAACTCGGCCGGGTGGATCACGTAGTGAACGCCCAACCCCCTGCGCAGAAGCAGGCGCAGGCCCAATCGGAACAGCCACCAGCCGAAGGTGGCCACGAACGTGCTATGGAAGGGCAGCCGCAGCCACGGCATGGTGGTCACCGGCACCTCCCACAGGCGGGCATCTCCACGCCGCTGCGGCGCCTCCAGGTCCGGATGGTACGGAGATAGCGGAGCCCACCCGTAGGCCCAGACGCCGTAATGCCCGGCGTCCACGCGGCCGTGCGAGACCAGGCGTTGTCCCCAGCGCATCAGCCAGGTCCACGGCGTGGGCAGCAACGAGGCATCGTACAGATATCCGGCGCGATCCAACAGCTTCAGCAGCCTGGGGCTGAGGGAATAGCCGGGCGCCCGGAAGCCGTACACCGGGCGGCCGTAGATTTGGGCGATGCGGGCGTCCGCCTCCATCACCTCCGCCTTCAGCGCCCGGCCCTGCAGGCGCGCGAACCCCATCAGATGGGAGTAGGAGTGGTTGGCCAGCTCATGCCCCCGGCGGACGATCTCTCGGGCGACATCCCGACGCAGCGGGTGCTCCAGGTCCCGTCCGCAGACGAAGAAGGTCGCCCGCACCTCGTACCGCTCCAGCAGATCCAACAGGCGAGGCACGCCGACGGTATAAACCGGCGAGGCCACCACGTCGTTGCTGGGGAGCCCCAGGCTCTCGTAGTACACCCAGAGCTCATCCACATCCACCTGGAGCGTGCCCAATGGGCGTCCGGAGACGCGATCCGCGTCGGCCATGGGTCACCCTTCCAGGATCACCGGGCTGGCCCCCTTGAGCAAGGCCCACCCGTTCTCCACCAGATTGCGGAACTCCGTCCAGGTACGCACCCCGATCACCCGCCGCCAGATGTACCGGGGGTCCAAATAGAAGGAACGGATCGCCCGATTGCGATAGTCCCAGAGCTCGTCGCGAGTCAGCTTCTCCGTCTCCACCACCGGGAAGGAGCGACCGCTGTCAAAGGTCTGCACATCGGGCCGATAGTACCCCTTCTCGATTGCCAGCCGTCGCAGATCCGTGCCCACCTGCGGGATGACCACGTTGAACGAGGCGTAATCGCACTTCAGTTCCTTGGCATACGCGACCGTTCGCATGATGGACTCCCGCGTCTCCCCCGGCAGCCCCAGGATGAAATGCGCCAGCGTGCGGATCCCCACCTCACGACACAGCTCGAAGGTCCGCCGGGTCTGCTCCAAGGTGATCCGCTTGTGATACTCCTGAAGCAGCTCCTCATCGGCCGATTCCACGCCGAACTGGATGGTATGACACCCGGCTCGCTTCATCGCCTC encodes:
- a CDS encoding class I SAM-dependent methyltransferase; this encodes MTAVQVTERLGVCGVREDTRRLAEVAGQGEPGRALDMGTGTGYVAIWLAQRGWDVDAVDVSPRALETARRNAAASGVRVRVFHSDLFSAVGGRYDVIAFNPPMRPDETELSRVVTSVLRRYPAVSGLLMRLTYGRLARRRLPFLVQFAREARGHLMPEGRLLLVIGREEAEALVAQLNARVAGFTPLRTIPHLGIAEIRFIEERER
- a CDS encoding DUF2304 domain-containing protein encodes the protein MAIRTRVFLVLMGLLVLGVVINLVRTRKLQERFALLWLLAASGLVVSPLIIDWLDRLAYALGFDYPPGLLLLLAVIGLLLILFQFSLNISRYHEQIKVLAQEVALLRHDLDELARRVAGERDAEEDAP
- a CDS encoding polysaccharide deacetylase family protein, with the protein product MADADRVSGRPLGTLQVDVDELWVYYESLGLPSNDVVASPVYTVGVPRLLDLLERYEVRATFFVCGRDLEHPLRRDVAREIVRRGHELANHSYSHLMGFARLQGRALKAEVMEADARIAQIYGRPVYGFRAPGYSLSPRLLKLLDRAGYLYDASLLPTPWTWLMRWGQRLVSHGRVDAGHYGVWAYGWAPLSPYHPDLEAPQRRGDARLWEVPVTTMPWLRLPFHSTFVATFGWWLFRLGLRLLLRRGLGVHYVIHPAELIDPVRDPRLSSFRFLRVPWSQKRPLYEAILHHLSEAYCLVPTAEYVGARPSPPPQEADQPVPVTAREVV